One part of the Marispirochaeta sp. genome encodes these proteins:
- a CDS encoding sigma-54 dependent transcriptional regulator, whose protein sequence is MKILIVDDEKHIRESIKRLLAFEGIESEYAADGVAGQRLLLQDYFDAVILDLKMPGMSGQELMEWMHREGIPAPVVMISAHGEIRDAVAALKSGARDYLVKPFDPGELLFKLKEIVANRRREALLEVGKRTAGQRTGLIGDSLPVCQIREQITRIGATRSTVLITGESGTGKEIVAREIHGASETCDEPFVAVNIGGIPESLIESELFGHEKGAFTGAEARKPGLFELAGEGTLFLDEIGEMPLTIQVKLLRVLQERKIRRLGGTLDIPVNARILSATNRNIEEQVRRGMFRDDLFYRLNVVRISVPPLRERPGDIPLLAGHLLERISARMGISDILLQPEALEKLSGYSFPGNVRELENIIERALIYRRGRELSVADFELRSAVIGEECGNPGISAEKFGGNEASGSLKKAENEAILRALQKWNGNRTKAAAELGISRRTILNKIKKYGIRK, encoded by the coding sequence TTGAAAATACTGATTGTTGACGACGAAAAACATATACGTGAATCCATCAAGCGGCTTCTTGCTTTTGAGGGAATAGAATCGGAATACGCTGCGGACGGAGTTGCCGGACAAAGGTTGCTGCTACAGGACTACTTCGACGCGGTAATTCTCGATCTGAAGATGCCCGGAATGAGCGGGCAGGAGCTGATGGAATGGATGCACCGGGAGGGAATACCGGCTCCGGTTGTCATGATTTCCGCTCATGGAGAGATCAGAGATGCGGTAGCAGCTCTGAAAAGCGGAGCAAGGGATTACCTGGTGAAACCCTTCGATCCCGGGGAGCTTCTGTTCAAGTTGAAGGAAATTGTCGCTAACAGGCGCAGGGAAGCCCTGCTGGAAGTTGGCAAACGGACAGCAGGGCAAAGAACGGGGCTTATTGGCGACAGCCTTCCGGTATGCCAGATTCGCGAACAGATAACCCGGATAGGAGCGACCCGTTCCACTGTACTCATAACCGGCGAAAGCGGGACAGGAAAAGAGATCGTGGCCCGGGAAATCCATGGAGCATCGGAAACTTGTGACGAACCCTTTGTTGCGGTTAATATCGGAGGAATTCCAGAGTCACTGATAGAAAGCGAGCTTTTCGGGCACGAAAAGGGGGCTTTTACCGGAGCGGAGGCGCGGAAACCCGGGCTTTTCGAACTGGCCGGAGAGGGAACCCTGTTTCTTGATGAAATTGGAGAAATGCCCCTGACAATACAGGTAAAGCTTCTAAGGGTCCTGCAGGAGCGGAAAATCCGTCGTCTGGGGGGGACTCTGGATATCCCTGTGAATGCGCGGATACTGTCTGCTACCAACAGGAACATAGAAGAACAAGTGAGAAGGGGGATGTTCCGGGATGACCTTTTCTACCGCCTCAATGTAGTTCGGATCAGTGTTCCACCCCTTCGGGAACGACCCGGAGACATACCGCTTCTGGCGGGTCACCTGTTGGAGAGAATCTCTGCACGTATGGGGATATCCGATATCCTGCTGCAACCGGAGGCTCTGGAAAAGCTATCGGGGTACAGCTTTCCCGGGAATGTTCGTGAGCTGGAGAATATTATCGAACGGGCTCTTATCTACAGGCGGGGCCGGGAACTTTCTGTGGCAGATTTTGAGCTTCGATCCGCAGTTATTGGGGAGGAATGCGGAAATCCAGGGATCAGCGCAGAAAAGTTTGGTGGGAACGAAGCTTCCGGATCCCTTAAGAAAGCGGAGAATGAGGCAATTCTGCGGGCTCTGCAAAAATGGAACGGAAACCGGACAAAAGCCGCGGCTGAACTGGGAATAAGCAGACGCACAATATTAAATAAAATAAAAAAGTACGGGATCAGGAAATAG
- a CDS encoding SatD family protein: protein MQKVFALIADIVDSRSMENRSVLQRHLKNTLMTLSESSPDSYLSPLTLTLGDEFQAVYADFSVVLTDMLDILALLAPYKLRIAVAYGALSTDINPRAALEMDGPAFNLARDCMETLKKQHTTSIRLEGLAADRLALINTCLTLAGNALSDWKPATFRIACGLKEGNSVQEIAEKLGVTPRAVNKNIATNHIRDILTSLDVVTGEVQGTS from the coding sequence ATGCAGAAAGTCTTCGCGCTGATCGCGGATATTGTTGACTCCCGCTCCATGGAGAACCGTTCCGTCCTGCAGCGCCACCTTAAAAATACCCTCATGACCCTCTCCGAGAGCTCGCCTGATTCGTACCTCTCACCATTGACTCTGACTCTGGGCGACGAGTTTCAGGCAGTTTACGCCGATTTTTCCGTTGTTCTTACGGATATGCTGGATATTCTGGCCCTCCTGGCTCCTTATAAGCTCCGTATCGCAGTGGCCTACGGCGCTCTTTCCACCGACATCAATCCCCGGGCAGCTTTGGAGATGGACGGTCCGGCTTTTAATCTTGCCCGTGACTGCATGGAGACCTTAAAGAAGCAACACACCACCAGTATCCGGCTGGAAGGGTTAGCGGCTGATCGGCTGGCGCTTATCAATACCTGTTTAACCCTGGCGGGTAATGCATTAAGCGACTGGAAGCCTGCCACCTTCCGCATCGCCTGCGGGCTGAAAGAGGGAAACTCCGTACAGGAAATAGCTGAAAAGCTTGGAGTGACTCCCCGGGCGGTCAACAAGAATATCGCTACCAACCATATACGGGACATCCTGACAAGCCTGGATGTTGTTACCGGTGAGGTGCAGGGAACATCATGA
- a CDS encoding U32 family peptidase encodes MKIELLAPGGDAQSVKAAILAGADAVYLGVGEFNARKRAVNINLEDLQYLCRAAHQRNRRIYLTLNILALENEFPVISGLLAKTVESGIDAVIIQDYGLLKHVLKAFPDLEIHASTQMTTHNAGQLKLLAQNGVSQVNFARELSLPELTDLTKAAHTEGLKAEVFIHGAYCVSFSGQCYMSGQLYDNSANRGACVQPCRREYTSGVSGGGHRIRPLNLKDNSLVSHAADLYKAGVDSLKIEGRIKGYEYVYSTVSAWREQLDRLYAEQAPGKTDPRLAAVFNRSFSDNMIRGRLCSDSFTPDSDDKSSELLGIVAGYNAALRELSISVDAQLSAGQCITIKNENGGFICTGTLIERINSCAYRFRIEHKLMGKILRGQQIWGQPKVVDFSAVKEQLSSITAREEKIPLHFRLKGESGGPLILHAGSRDKHVTVSSASQLEKASENPTAQEAITRQLSRLGNTPFYIASCDLSGLAKGLFIPVKVLNNLRRKAVAELEPEKHSMPMSVSVPTLEKAEPPRTRRIAVAVADREQLQQLPRDASVLALFQLSADPEVLDRVAPLFTDYTGMIPWFPSILIGSQYTAACDFLLNSGVQQIVTDNSGIACFAGEHGIAWIAGPLLNGTNGYALDFFREYGACGAFCSSELNSLQCKNITVPKGIELWSPLAAPDFLMKSRHCIVRNCSDCGKFVMDDQCLPSCSRWGEITDSQGNEILVIKNRGDFNSLYRKGLRFYSDRLKDTRIGTWVLDLRVSHESMLPDCSIPEFIEYTRELIGRPEPEQKYFGGKPKNLSKEGCL; translated from the coding sequence ATGAAAATTGAGCTCCTCGCTCCCGGCGGGGATGCCCAATCTGTGAAGGCCGCGATTCTCGCGGGCGCTGACGCCGTTTATCTGGGGGTCGGCGAGTTTAATGCCCGTAAACGGGCGGTAAACATTAACTTGGAGGACCTGCAGTATCTGTGCCGCGCTGCCCATCAAAGAAACCGGCGAATATACCTTACCCTGAACATTCTTGCCCTGGAGAATGAGTTCCCGGTTATTTCCGGGCTTCTGGCCAAGACGGTAGAAAGCGGTATTGATGCCGTCATTATACAGGATTACGGTCTTCTAAAGCATGTCCTCAAAGCTTTTCCTGATCTTGAAATTCATGCCTCCACCCAGATGACCACTCACAACGCCGGGCAGCTGAAATTGCTGGCCCAGAACGGTGTCAGCCAGGTCAATTTCGCCCGGGAACTTTCCCTGCCGGAACTGACCGACCTGACCAAAGCCGCCCATACCGAAGGTCTTAAGGCGGAGGTTTTTATTCACGGCGCCTACTGCGTCTCCTTTTCCGGCCAATGCTATATGTCGGGACAGCTGTACGATAACAGTGCGAACCGGGGCGCCTGTGTTCAGCCTTGCCGCCGGGAATACACCTCCGGCGTTTCTGGCGGGGGGCACAGGATACGGCCTCTGAACCTGAAGGATAATTCCCTGGTTTCTCATGCCGCCGATTTGTACAAGGCCGGAGTCGACTCCCTCAAGATCGAAGGCCGCATCAAGGGCTATGAGTATGTATACAGCACCGTATCCGCCTGGCGGGAACAACTTGACCGGCTGTACGCGGAGCAGGCACCCGGAAAAACAGATCCCCGGCTTGCTGCGGTTTTTAACCGCTCCTTTAGCGATAACATGATTAGGGGCCGCCTTTGTTCAGACTCTTTTACCCCTGATTCCGATGATAAGTCCTCTGAACTGCTCGGCATTGTCGCCGGGTACAACGCCGCTTTACGGGAACTCTCCATCTCTGTGGATGCACAACTATCCGCGGGACAGTGCATTACTATTAAAAATGAGAATGGCGGGTTTATTTGTACCGGTACTCTCATCGAGAGAATAAACAGCTGCGCGTATCGATTCCGGATTGAACACAAACTGATGGGGAAGATCTTACGAGGCCAGCAGATATGGGGACAGCCCAAGGTGGTCGATTTTTCCGCGGTTAAGGAACAGTTATCGTCCATTACCGCCCGGGAGGAAAAGATTCCTCTGCATTTTCGTCTTAAAGGTGAGTCAGGAGGCCCTCTGATACTGCATGCAGGAAGCCGGGATAAACACGTGACAGTCTCTTCTGCATCTCAGCTTGAAAAAGCCTCTGAAAATCCCACAGCTCAAGAGGCAATTACCAGGCAGCTGTCCCGGCTGGGGAATACCCCCTTTTACATTGCCTCCTGCGATTTGTCCGGACTGGCAAAGGGGCTCTTTATTCCCGTAAAGGTGCTGAACAACCTGCGCCGGAAGGCCGTAGCAGAACTGGAGCCTGAAAAACACAGTATGCCAATGAGTGTTTCAGTTCCGACCCTGGAAAAGGCGGAACCACCCCGTACCAGACGCATCGCGGTAGCCGTTGCGGACAGAGAGCAGCTGCAGCAACTGCCCCGGGATGCTTCTGTCCTTGCGCTGTTTCAACTGTCTGCGGATCCAGAAGTACTGGACCGCGTGGCACCGCTGTTCACTGATTATACGGGGATGATCCCCTGGTTTCCTTCCATATTGATCGGATCGCAGTACACAGCGGCCTGTGATTTTCTTCTTAACTCCGGGGTTCAGCAGATTGTAACAGACAACAGCGGAATTGCCTGTTTTGCCGGAGAACACGGCATTGCCTGGATTGCGGGGCCATTATTGAACGGTACCAACGGCTACGCCCTGGACTTTTTCCGTGAATACGGCGCTTGCGGTGCCTTTTGTTCCTCGGAACTGAACTCTCTTCAATGTAAAAATATAACAGTCCCCAAAGGCATTGAACTCTGGTCCCCTTTGGCTGCGCCTGACTTTTTAATGAAAAGTCGTCATTGCATAGTGCGTAACTGCAGTGACTGCGGAAAATTCGTAATGGACGATCAATGCCTGCCGTCCTGTTCCCGTTGGGGCGAGATTACCGATTCCCAGGGGAATGAAATCCTGGTTATCAAGAACCGGGGGGATTTTAACAGCCTGTACCGTAAGGGCCTCAGGTTCTATTCCGATCGTTTGAAAGACACCCGTATCGGGACCTGGGTTCTTGATCTTCGGGTTTCACACGAGTCGATGCTGCCGGATTGTTCCATCCCGGAGTTTATCGAATATACCCGTGAACTCATTGGAAGGCCGGAACCCGAACAAAAGTATTTTGGAGGAAAGCCGAAGAATCTGTCAAAGGAGGGGTGCCTGTGA
- a CDS encoding ABC transporter ATP-binding protein, protein MAVIEMQDTRRYYGVGDVTVKALRGVALSIGAGEFVAVMGPSGSGKSTLMNIVGCLDKPTRGTYTLDGLDIGKAGMNDLADIRNEKIGFVFQGFNLLPRTSALENVELPLFYSRKRHTEQSKERAKRALDKVGLAARLDHIPSQLSGGQQQRVAIARALVNDPVFILADEPTGNLDTETTMEIMVLFQELNDQGITIVMVTHEPELAGFMKRTITMRDGAVMDDNPLTARQSAVEELENWRHTHAHLAVDAATEGGAL, encoded by the coding sequence ATGGCTGTTATCGAAATGCAGGATACTCGACGGTATTACGGAGTTGGGGATGTCACAGTAAAGGCCCTGAGGGGAGTGGCTCTGAGCATCGGCGCAGGTGAGTTCGTAGCGGTAATGGGTCCGTCTGGTTCCGGGAAATCTACCCTTATGAACATAGTCGGGTGTCTGGACAAGCCGACCAGAGGTACGTATACCCTGGATGGTCTTGATATCGGAAAGGCCGGAATGAACGATCTGGCGGATATTCGGAACGAGAAAATCGGTTTTGTGTTTCAGGGATTCAACCTTTTGCCCCGGACATCCGCACTGGAGAACGTAGAACTACCCTTGTTTTATTCCCGGAAAAGGCACACTGAACAGTCGAAGGAACGCGCGAAGAGGGCATTGGACAAGGTCGGGCTTGCAGCACGCCTTGATCATATTCCATCCCAGCTTTCGGGTGGACAGCAGCAGCGAGTCGCTATTGCACGGGCGCTGGTGAACGATCCTGTATTCATTCTTGCGGATGAACCGACGGGGAATCTTGATACGGAGACTACTATGGAGATCATGGTTCTTTTTCAGGAACTGAATGACCAAGGCATTACAATTGTGATGGTTACGCATGAGCCTGAACTTGCAGGTTTCATGAAAAGGACCATTACAATGCGTGACGGGGCTGTGATGGATGATAACCCGTTAACGGCACGTCAGAGCGCCGTTGAAGAGCTGGAAAACTGGCGACATACCCATGCTCATTTGGCGGTGGATGCGGCAACAGAAGGAGGCGCACTGTGA
- a CDS encoding TolC family protein, translating into MDRKEYAPAVSLSLAENIASSQLGNAENSGSISLSASISLSQWKRNNTVKQGDIAVRQAAFSSGEMYREYFLNVESSWSDLISAARTAISAATAYEYAEELHRETREMYQLSVKSLSDLTDAEAILISYRNTLISARFDFMKCISDLVCVIGLKDEETLWEIIGV; encoded by the coding sequence ATCGACAGAAAAGAGTATGCCCCTGCGGTAAGTTTATCTCTGGCGGAGAATATTGCGTCCAGCCAGTTGGGGAATGCTGAAAACAGTGGAAGTATTTCTCTATCCGCTTCAATCAGCCTTTCACAATGGAAGCGGAACAATACCGTCAAACAGGGAGATATCGCTGTCAGACAGGCGGCTTTCTCATCGGGGGAGATGTATCGCGAGTATTTCCTGAATGTTGAAAGCTCATGGTCCGATCTTATTTCTGCCGCTCGAACGGCGATTTCCGCTGCAACAGCCTATGAATATGCGGAGGAACTACACCGGGAAACCCGTGAGATGTATCAGCTGTCGGTAAAAAGTCTCTCGGATCTCACCGATGCCGAGGCGATACTCATTTCGTATCGTAATACCTTGATATCGGCCAGGTTCGATTTTATGAAATGTATATCAGATTTGGTATGTGTAATCGGTTTGAAGGATGAGGAAACTCTCTGGGAGATTATCGGTGTATAG
- a CDS encoding HAMP domain-containing sensor histidine kinase, with protein MKQNLTTWSLGFLVFVGLSLVNVVIFNGLKENNSLTSRNAGERAINDFIVLLRQYDSPEETIKVYENRTGTRILGIGGYSSQGELLFVLGTPPDSLSSLMIPEEDEDPRVYIPNRENRSLVVIQHRPPRPERRFTPEPPQAKTLTDKGSPTISPAEEKFRHMFSYDLYYWEIHQPHFWNRRLLYRILFPASEAAIAGLILYMVSLTRKNSEFRRRIEEQKNLVIIGTAASTLAHEIKNPLSIIRLQTGIIERTAGKDVSRELAIINEETTRLAMLAHYVNDYLRDPVGNPERLSPTDILKVHSCRVFGREIHVSESSPDILIRFDPARFQSVAGNLLLNALESGSDPDKVSVIIDRKGSRVSIEIADRGKGIPTEDMERIFDPFFTTKGSGTGVGLAVVKRFVEAVEGRLFLRNRAGGGITVVIELPEFIIENTDC; from the coding sequence ATGAAACAGAATCTAACCACCTGGAGCCTGGGTTTCCTGGTATTTGTCGGCCTTTCTCTGGTCAATGTTGTTATCTTTAACGGTCTGAAGGAGAATAACAGTCTGACCAGCAGGAACGCCGGCGAACGTGCGATAAATGATTTTATTGTCCTTCTTCGGCAGTACGATTCCCCGGAAGAAACCATAAAGGTTTATGAGAATCGAACCGGTACCCGAATATTAGGAATAGGAGGGTATTCGTCACAAGGCGAGCTCCTTTTCGTCCTGGGGACTCCCCCCGATTCTCTGTCGTCTCTGATGATTCCTGAGGAGGATGAAGATCCCCGTGTATATATTCCCAACAGGGAAAACAGGTCGTTGGTAGTGATTCAGCATCGTCCGCCCAGGCCGGAGAGAAGATTTACACCGGAGCCTCCGCAGGCAAAAACTCTTACCGATAAAGGATCTCCCACGATATCTCCTGCGGAGGAGAAGTTTCGTCATATGTTCAGCTATGACCTTTACTACTGGGAAATCCATCAGCCACATTTCTGGAACCGCAGGCTTCTGTACCGAATTCTTTTTCCTGCATCCGAAGCTGCCATCGCCGGACTCATTCTGTATATGGTTTCCTTGACCCGTAAGAACAGTGAATTCAGAAGGCGCATAGAAGAGCAGAAAAACCTTGTAATTATCGGGACAGCCGCCAGTACTCTGGCTCATGAGATTAAGAATCCCTTAAGCATTATCCGGCTGCAGACGGGAATAATCGAACGAACCGCCGGAAAGGATGTTTCCAGGGAACTGGCAATTATAAACGAAGAGACCACAAGACTGGCCATGCTGGCTCATTATGTAAACGATTATCTGCGGGACCCGGTCGGAAATCCGGAAAGATTATCACCCACTGATATCTTGAAAGTACATTCCTGCAGGGTATTCGGAAGAGAAATCCATGTCAGTGAATCATCACCGGATATCCTGATTCGCTTTGATCCTGCACGGTTCCAGTCAGTCGCTGGTAACCTTCTGCTGAACGCACTCGAAAGTGGTAGTGATCCAGACAAAGTCTCCGTTATTATTGACCGAAAAGGAAGCAGGGTGTCCATTGAAATTGCGGACCGGGGAAAGGGCATCCCGACGGAGGATATGGAACGTATTTTTGATCCCTTCTTTACCACCAAGGGAAGCGGTACAGGGGTCGGACTCGCGGTTGTTAAGCGTTTTGTCGAAGCTGTGGAGGGCAGACTATTTTTACGCAACAGGGCAGGAGGAGGTATCACGGTTGTGATTGAATTACCGGAGTTCATAATTGAAAATACTGATTGTTGA
- a CDS encoding TolC family protein, protein MNNTMLQFLRRKTTVSCIGVVLLIFLVVTDNIYSEEYLTPEKARQIAEANSRNLQIASLEMDAMALEQAALKYDWFPDVSLSGSVSLSGSDSDFDFSDTRESVMISASQQIWDGGKYSLQRNLSDVESGIATGEWESILLDVRNDCDHYYFGYLEALAQEASAAADAEAADALFIETEIKLENGIVSRSAYLEAKADAAGKKTDLLQKKRNTGTAKAELTSFIGVEELPVVSFSIDEYNRFIESTAQLNSGEIDEVTRMLVTRGGQRHRRY, encoded by the coding sequence ATGAATAATACGATGTTACAGTTTCTCAGAAGAAAAACGACTGTGAGCTGTATCGGTGTAGTGCTCCTTATATTTCTAGTTGTAACTGATAATATTTACTCGGAGGAATATTTAACTCCGGAAAAAGCCCGTCAGATAGCAGAGGCAAACTCAAGGAATCTTCAGATTGCCTCGCTGGAGATGGACGCCATGGCACTTGAACAAGCAGCCCTGAAATATGACTGGTTTCCCGATGTTTCCTTAAGCGGCAGCGTGAGCTTATCCGGTTCTGACAGCGACTTTGATTTTTCCGATACAAGGGAATCAGTGATGATATCGGCTAGTCAGCAGATCTGGGATGGAGGAAAATATTCACTGCAACGAAATCTATCAGATGTTGAATCGGGGATCGCCACAGGTGAATGGGAGAGTATCCTGCTTGATGTTCGTAATGACTGTGACCATTACTACTTCGGGTATCTGGAGGCCCTTGCACAAGAGGCATCTGCAGCGGCCGATGCTGAAGCGGCTGATGCACTTTTTATAGAGACTGAGATCAAGCTGGAAAACGGAATTGTCTCCCGTTCTGCTTATTTGGAGGCGAAGGCCGATGCCGCCGGCAAAAAAACCGATTTGCTGCAGAAAAAGCGTAATACCGGGACCGCAAAAGCAGAGCTCACCTCGTTTATCGGAGTCGAAGAACTTCCGGTAGTATCGTTTTCCATTGATGAATACAACCGGTTCATTGAGTCGACGGCACAGTTGAACAGCGGAGAAATAGACGAGGTTACCAGAATGCTTGTGACACGGGGGGGGCAGCGGCACCGGCGTTACTGA
- a CDS encoding C39 family peptidase, producing MKKLTALLFFIFLLFAVYAQGRAAEDVVIDVPYYTQGKEAPWADEKLGLRSGVTIRTHGCALTCIAMVYSHFTGEDINPSVMNNWLKNNKGFGDDPDKSDYSGQVVLNWPALARYGDGWVYTRFNWRALPADLLLVKYYLGRGIPVIAEVIYNGAPHYVVLTGYGEQGFTMHDPEQPGEHVFNEVYKIHDHHGSGPARNIYGIRVLYSKSYQ from the coding sequence GTGAAGAAACTGACTGCTTTACTGTTTTTTATTTTTCTGCTCTTTGCTGTGTATGCCCAAGGCCGGGCTGCAGAAGACGTGGTAATCGATGTCCCCTATTATACCCAGGGCAAGGAGGCCCCATGGGCCGATGAAAAACTTGGCCTAAGGTCTGGGGTTACCATCCGCACCCACGGCTGTGCCCTTACATGCATTGCCATGGTCTATTCACATTTTACCGGGGAGGATATAAATCCTTCGGTAATGAACAACTGGCTTAAAAATAACAAGGGGTTCGGCGATGATCCGGATAAAAGCGATTATTCCGGACAGGTTGTATTGAATTGGCCGGCCCTTGCCCGTTACGGCGACGGCTGGGTCTACACCCGCTTTAACTGGCGGGCCCTGCCTGCGGATCTGCTGCTGGTAAAATATTACCTTGGACGCGGTATTCCCGTCATAGCGGAGGTTATCTACAACGGAGCTCCCCATTATGTGGTTCTGACGGGCTACGGTGAGCAGGGCTTTACCATGCACGATCCGGAACAGCCTGGCGAACATGTTTTCAACGAAGTCTACAAAATTCATGATCATCACGGCTCGGGCCCGGCGCGGAATATCTACGGAATCCGGGTGCTGTATTCTAAGAGCTATCAGTAA
- a CDS encoding MATE family efflux transporter has product MDKTQRIELLRSGDIGTALRTLTVPAATAMMVNAIYNVVDTAFIGMLNDTAAIGAAAILFPIFMLIGAIGLTFGMGAASLISRQLGEQNIEGAIRTASTAFYSTLIIGITFAVFGNIYIKNILVLFGATDTILDRAVLYGRIIIGGSFFQILNMCINNLLRAEGAARYSSIALITGGVLNIIFDPIFMFVLDFDLAGAAMATITAQAVSTLYLLYYFLSDKGVLKIRLQDFFPRLGLYKDIMTVGLPTFYRQVLTSIAMGMFNNAAAAYGDPAVAAIGIVMRVVSLLMMAIFGIGQGLQPLAGYNFGARQFSRVIDATKKALTWSTVFAACMAAIFFVFARGIVLAFSQDPEVVSLGVRAFRFLSSTMVFVGSQVIFSTLFQALGKGRQAGVLAVARQGIFFIPLILVLPRLWGVNGVFLAQPMADLLAFIVTAVLAAVGMRELTILRDAHEQQVKPD; this is encoded by the coding sequence ATGGATAAAACCCAGCGAATCGAACTCCTGCGCAGCGGAGACATAGGTACCGCACTGCGAACTCTGACCGTACCGGCGGCTACGGCGATGATGGTCAATGCCATTTACAATGTAGTCGATACTGCCTTTATCGGAATGCTGAATGATACCGCAGCCATTGGAGCAGCGGCAATTCTATTCCCGATTTTCATGTTGATTGGTGCCATTGGCCTGACCTTTGGCATGGGGGCGGCCTCTCTTATTTCCCGACAGTTGGGAGAACAGAATATCGAGGGCGCAATACGCACCGCCTCCACCGCTTTTTACTCGACTCTGATAATCGGCATTACTTTCGCTGTTTTCGGCAATATCTACATCAAGAATATCCTCGTGCTCTTCGGCGCCACCGACACGATTCTGGACCGGGCCGTCCTGTACGGCAGAATCATTATAGGCGGTTCCTTTTTTCAGATACTGAATATGTGTATAAACAACCTGCTTCGTGCCGAGGGAGCTGCCAGATACTCAAGCATTGCCCTGATTACCGGCGGGGTATTGAATATAATCTTTGACCCGATTTTCATGTTTGTACTGGATTTTGATCTTGCCGGTGCTGCCATGGCAACCATTACCGCGCAGGCGGTAAGTACCCTCTATCTTTTGTACTACTTCTTGAGTGACAAGGGAGTCCTCAAGATCCGATTGCAGGATTTCTTTCCTCGCCTGGGACTGTATAAGGATATAATGACTGTGGGGCTTCCGACTTTTTACCGGCAAGTCCTTACCAGTATTGCCATGGGAATGTTCAACAATGCTGCTGCCGCATACGGAGATCCGGCAGTTGCGGCGATCGGTATTGTAATGCGGGTTGTCTCTCTGCTGATGATGGCTATCTTCGGTATAGGTCAGGGGCTGCAGCCCCTGGCAGGATACAACTTTGGGGCCCGCCAGTTCTCCAGGGTTATCGATGCTACAAAGAAGGCCCTGACCTGGAGTACTGTTTTTGCCGCATGTATGGCAGCAATCTTTTTTGTTTTTGCCCGCGGGATCGTGTTGGCCTTTTCCCAGGATCCGGAGGTTGTAAGCCTGGGGGTTCGGGCCTTCAGGTTTTTAAGTTCCACCATGGTTTTTGTCGGCAGCCAGGTAATATTCAGTACCTTGTTCCAGGCACTGGGAAAGGGACGCCAGGCAGGAGTTCTGGCGGTTGCCAGGCAGGGGATCTTTTTTATTCCTCTTATCCTTGTTCTTCCCCGTCTCTGGGGTGTGAACGGAGTTTTTCTTGCCCAGCCTATGGCTGATCTGCTGGCCTTTATTGTAACCGCCGTATTGGCTGCAGTCGGTATGAGGGAATTAACAATTTTACGGGATGCCCATGAGCAGCAGGTAAAACCGGATTAG
- a CDS encoding FtsX-like permease family protein: MLVSVTERTREIGIRMSVGARRCDILLQFLLEAVILSLMGGAIGIIFAAIGSFVLNTLLGIPAIVKPGIVLISAGFAAAVGIFFGYYPARTAANLYPIEALRYE; encoded by the coding sequence ATGCTGGTTTCCGTGACCGAACGCACCCGGGAGATCGGTATACGCATGTCCGTGGGAGCAAGGAGATGTGATATTCTGCTGCAGTTTCTGTTGGAGGCGGTTATTCTGAGTCTGATGGGAGGCGCCATCGGAATTATCTTCGCGGCGATCGGCTCTTTTGTGCTCAACACTTTACTTGGAATTCCGGCGATTGTAAAACCTGGGATTGTACTGATCTCCGCCGGTTTCGCCGCGGCGGTGGGGATTTTTTTCGGATATTACCCGGCTCGAACGGCGGCTAATCTGTATCCTATTGAGGCATTGAGATATGAATAA